TTCGAAGAGCTCGTGCACGGGCATCTCCAGCGCCCGCGCGAGCTGGAAGGCGAGCAGCGCCGACGGCACGTACTTGCCCTTCTCGATGGCCAGGATCGCCTGCCGCCGCACGCCGACCTTCCGGGCCAGGTCCTCCTGGGTGAGGTCGAGCCGAGCGCGGTGCTGCTTGATGTGGTTGCGAAG
The sequence above is a segment of the bacterium genome. Coding sequences within it:
- a CDS encoding helix-turn-helix transcriptional regulator; the protein is MKQHRARLDLTQEDLARKVGVRRQAILAIEKGKYVPSALLAFQLARALEMPVHELFELSDEGDAE